A genomic region of Leptolyngbya sp. FACHB-261 contains the following coding sequences:
- a CDS encoding YafY family protein has product MGRRGQSITLSVSERDKAQLEALAQELGMMWGDRPNITKLVEAIARRQLLVGKNNDWSEARIQMLNRVRQFLIDAGQVEDAEALASLLLERGELSAPLRKEIEHFLETPPFPWRTELDSYIRRQQPFRLAYQDAAERAWSFTIRFARIAARERRQYLECWVEEVEGGEDIPELVHNRSLRIDRIPEAAVVPIRGEWLPDLAQVKVEMHLFAGLAFAYRAKPQDEVSEWIPDRPDVRRVMRPITQTFWFVREVLPYGGDCEVISPASVRDKVKAEMQRMCSRYGLTVSESGEPDGN; this is encoded by the coding sequence ATGGGTCGTCGGGGACAATCGATCACTCTCTCGGTCTCGGAGAGAGACAAGGCACAGTTAGAAGCCCTGGCCCAGGAGCTGGGCATGATGTGGGGGGACCGGCCAAACATCACCAAGTTGGTTGAAGCCATTGCGCGGCGGCAGCTCTTGGTTGGAAAGAACAATGATTGGTCAGAAGCCCGGATTCAGATGCTGAATCGAGTCCGTCAATTCTTGATTGATGCGGGGCAGGTCGAGGACGCGGAAGCTTTGGCTAGTCTGCTCTTGGAGCGTGGCGAACTATCAGCGCCGTTACGAAAAGAAATAGAGCACTTTCTAGAAACACCGCCATTCCCCTGGCGAACTGAGCTGGATAGCTATATCCGTCGCCAGCAGCCCTTCCGCCTGGCTTATCAGGATGCGGCGGAGCGAGCTTGGAGCTTTACGATCCGTTTTGCTCGTATTGCGGCTCGGGAGCGGCGTCAATATTTGGAATGCTGGGTAGAAGAAGTGGAGGGCGGCGAGGATATCCCGGAGCTGGTGCATAACCGCTCGCTGCGGATAGACCGGATCCCTGAGGCGGCGGTTGTACCGATCCGTGGCGAATGGCTTCCCGATCTGGCTCAGGTGAAGGTGGAAATGCACCTGTTTGCGGGTCTGGCTTTTGCTTATCGAGCGAAGCCCCAAGATGAGGTGAGCGAGTGGATTCCAGACAGGCCGGATGTGCGGCGAGTGATGCGGCCTATTACGCAGACGTTTTGGTTTGTGCGCGAGGTTCTGCCCTATGGCGGTGATTGCGAGGTCATCTCACCCGCGAGTGTACGCGACAAGGTCAAGGCAGAAATGCAGCGGATGTGTAGCCGCTATGGTCTGACTGTTTCAGAGTCAGGCGAGCCGGACGGCAACTAA
- a CDS encoding nucleotidyltransferase domain-containing protein encodes MPVISNPEILEILMPLREYLQQEYQERFYRAILFGSQARGEATAASDIDILIVLQDPVDASEELERTSHYVAGLCLQHNLLISRLFMPRSRFEAENSPLLRNIRSDGIVL; translated from the coding sequence ATGCCTGTAATTTCTAACCCTGAAATACTAGAGATCCTGATGCCTCTACGAGAATACCTTCAGCAGGAATATCAGGAACGCTTTTATCGCGCTATTCTATTTGGTTCACAGGCAAGAGGTGAAGCAACCGCAGCCTCGGATATAGACATACTGATTGTATTGCAAGACCCAGTGGATGCCAGTGAAGAACTTGAGCGTACCAGTCATTATGTTGCAGGGTTGTGTCTGCAACATAATCTCCTGATTTCCCGACTCTTCATGCCGCGCTCACGCTTCGAGGCTGAGAACTCACCGCTGCTGCGAAATATTCGCTCTGATGGAATTGTCCTATGA
- a CDS encoding HEPN domain-containing protein encodes MTPEQQALLDKAHRSLVAAQSLIERGFYDFAVSRAYYAMFYIAEALLDLEGLSFSSHAAVISAFG; translated from the coding sequence ATGACTCCAGAACAACAAGCCTTGCTCGATAAAGCACACCGCAGCTTGGTAGCAGCCCAGAGCCTAATTGAGCGAGGGTTTTATGACTTTGCTGTCTCCCGTGCCTACTATGCAATGTTTTATATTGCAGAAGCCCTTCTTGATCTAGAAGGGCTCTCTTTCTCAAGTCATGCTGCCGTTATCAGCGCCTTTGGGTAA
- a CDS encoding SDR family oxidoreductase, whose protein sequence is MATYLITGANRGIGYEYCRQLQARGETVIAVCRTASEELRQLGIQLEEGIDITSDASVADLRTRLADRAIDVLINNAGIIKRVTLEDLNFDSIREQFEVNALGSLRVTHAFLPNLKAGSRIVLMTSRMGSIADNTSGSSYGYRMSKVALSMAGKSLAHDLKPRGIAVAILHPGLVQTRMTNFTTGGITPEESVKGLLTRLNELTLENTGTFWHANGEVLPW, encoded by the coding sequence ATGGCAACTTATCTGATTACGGGTGCGAATCGGGGAATTGGCTACGAGTACTGCCGTCAACTGCAAGCACGGGGAGAGACTGTCATTGCAGTTTGTCGCACTGCCTCTGAAGAATTGCGGCAGCTTGGGATACAGCTTGAGGAGGGAATTGACATTACCTCCGATGCCTCAGTAGCAGATTTACGTACTCGTTTGGCTGATAGAGCAATCGATGTTCTGATTAACAATGCGGGCATCATCAAGCGTGTGACGCTGGAAGACCTGAACTTCGACAGCATTCGAGAACAGTTTGAGGTAAATGCTCTGGGTAGTTTACGAGTAACCCATGCGTTCCTACCCAATCTTAAAGCAGGTTCCAGAATTGTCTTGATGACGAGCCGCATGGGTTCGATCGCTGACAATACCTCTGGCAGTTCCTATGGCTACCGCATGTCAAAGGTGGCGTTGTCGATGGCAGGTAAGTCGCTGGCTCACGACCTTAAACCCCGTGGGATTGCGGTGGCAATTCTGCATCCTGGCTTAGTTCAAACTCGCATGACGAACTTTACGACAGGTGGTATTACACCGGAAGAGTCCGTGAAGGGATTGCTGACTCGGCTTAATGAGTTAACGCTGGAGAACACAGGCACTTTCTGGCACGCCAATGGAGAAGTGTTGCCCTGGTAG
- a CDS encoding trans-acting enoyl reductase family protein, translating to MSERPYDVVLYGASGFVGKQTVQYFAHHTSSKEVRWAIAGRNRQKLEAVRDEVGAAVDVLVADSQDQQAIDQIVSQTRVLLTTAGPFAVYGNALVDACVRFATHYVDITGETPWVKTLIDRYHTRAAADGTRIIPCCGFDSVPSDLGTYLVVRHMQQQLGVPCKSVNGCFQVVGGLNGGTLASAFNLYDSQGPVQMSEPFLLNPSTPHEAEAERNRDPQTPSFNADLNTWVAPFFMGPVNTRIVRRSSALYEEWQEPYGADFTYQEYLKVDEPLASLKATGITAGMALFTGVLQQPQLRSLLQPILPQPGNGPSEQTMNQGWFSCELVGTSVDGRKVRGLIRDQGDPGNRATVKFVCESALSLALQSDELPGGQARGGILTPATGLGDILAERLRQTGMILEVPIG from the coding sequence ATGTCTGAGCGTCCCTATGATGTTGTCCTTTACGGAGCTAGCGGGTTCGTGGGCAAACAAACCGTACAGTACTTTGCGCACCATACCTCCTCTAAAGAAGTCCGTTGGGCAATCGCTGGACGAAACCGTCAAAAGTTAGAAGCCGTTCGGGATGAAGTCGGTGCAGCAGTTGATGTGCTGGTGGCTGACAGCCAAGATCAACAGGCGATTGATCAAATCGTCTCTCAAACGCGGGTGCTGCTCACCACAGCCGGACCCTTTGCTGTTTATGGCAATGCCCTTGTCGATGCCTGTGTTCGTTTCGCAACTCATTACGTGGACATTACTGGCGAAACACCCTGGGTTAAAACACTGATTGATCGCTACCATACTCGGGCAGCCGCCGATGGTACCCGCATCATTCCCTGTTGTGGCTTTGATTCGGTGCCATCCGATCTAGGCACTTATCTGGTGGTTCGTCACATGCAACAACAACTGGGCGTACCTTGCAAGAGCGTGAATGGCTGTTTTCAGGTTGTTGGTGGTCTTAACGGAGGCACACTGGCCTCTGCTTTCAATCTCTATGACTCACAGGGGCCAGTACAGATGAGTGAACCCTTTCTGCTGAATCCATCCACACCTCATGAAGCTGAAGCCGAACGCAACCGTGACCCGCAAACACCATCTTTTAATGCCGACCTCAACACTTGGGTTGCTCCCTTCTTTATGGGACCTGTAAATACCCGCATCGTGCGTCGCAGTTCTGCCCTGTATGAAGAGTGGCAGGAACCTTACGGAGCTGACTTCACTTATCAGGAGTACCTCAAGGTTGATGAACCCCTAGCATCACTGAAAGCAACCGGCATCACCGCAGGCATGGCTCTGTTTACAGGTGTTCTGCAACAACCGCAACTGCGATCGCTGCTGCAACCCATCCTGCCCCAACCTGGTAATGGACCTTCTGAGCAAACGATGAATCAGGGCTGGTTTTCCTGTGAACTGGTGGGTACTAGTGTTGATGGACGAAAAGTACGGGGATTGATTCGAGATCAAGGCGATCCTGGCAATCGAGCGACGGTCAAATTTGTTTGTGAATCTGCCTTGAGCCTAGCGCTCCAATCCGATGAGCTACCAGGTGGTCAGGCGCGGGGAGGCATTCTAACGCCAGCAACCGGGTTGGGTGACATTCTGGCAGAACGGTTACGTCAGACTGGCATGATCCTAGAGGTGCCGATAGGTTAA
- a CDS encoding cation:proton antiporter codes for MTRAIAVYGLSFLSNRFTHSDISLAEQTILGWGGLRGSVSIALALSIPATLPDREGIIATVFGAVLFTLLVQGLTIQPLLKQLHLLGDQPVRQQYMELIAHQVALNRVLQHLGQIEQRPGIESEFYRYQETLVKGELSRLQSDINQLQDEYPNLSGFMMQQLREELLSIEADTYAEFVRAGRLNQELAPLLETVLEDGGTL; via the coding sequence GTGACACGGGCGATTGCTGTTTACGGTCTGAGCTTTTTGAGTAATCGTTTTACTCATTCTGATATCTCACTGGCTGAACAAACTATTCTTGGTTGGGGTGGATTGCGGGGCTCAGTTTCGATTGCCCTTGCACTCAGCATTCCTGCTACACTCCCTGATCGAGAAGGGATTATTGCAACGGTATTTGGTGCAGTCCTGTTTACGCTGCTAGTGCAAGGTTTAACAATTCAACCTCTGCTGAAACAGCTTCATCTCTTAGGAGATCAACCTGTGCGCCAGCAATACATGGAGCTGATCGCTCACCAGGTTGCGTTGAATCGAGTATTGCAACATTTGGGCCAGATTGAGCAACGTCCAGGCATTGAATCAGAGTTTTACCGCTACCAGGAAACTCTGGTCAAAGGAGAGCTTTCTCGTTTACAGAGCGACATTAACCAACTTCAAGATGAATATCCAAATCTAAGTGGCTTTATGATGCAACAACTGCGAGAGGAACTGCTGTCAATCGAAGCTGATACCTATGCCGAATTTGTTCGAGCGGGTCGATTGAATCAAGAGCTTGCTCCTTTACTTGAAACTGTTTTAGAAGATGGAGGAACGTTATAA
- a CDS encoding sodium:proton antiporter, producing the protein MAIESAVGEAAIETNLKQFLLVLSVSLSVATLPQIVSWFRKIPYTLLLVIVGLGLAFLNVRLVNLSPELILSIFLPPLVFEAAWNLQWARLKQDLIPICLFAIVGVLVSIVGIALGLNQIAGLSLPTALLIGASVSATDPVSVVALFRELGVDKRLTTLMEGESLFNDGMAIVAFGFLLSFALGTAQFQAQSILVEFFVVVGIGIGAGSLIGFGISYLTQRFDLPLVEQSLTLVAAYGTYLITEDLGGSGVIGVVSTGLILGNFGSRIGMNPRTRIIVTEFWDFLAFFVNSIVFLLIGDQIHFVVLGNNLSIIAVTLGAML; encoded by the coding sequence ATGGCAATTGAGTCCGCAGTGGGAGAAGCCGCAATTGAGACTAATCTAAAGCAATTTCTTTTGGTGCTTTCAGTTTCCCTTAGCGTAGCAACACTGCCCCAAATCGTTAGCTGGTTTCGCAAAATTCCCTACACTCTACTGCTGGTAATTGTGGGTTTGGGATTAGCCTTTCTCAACGTGCGGCTCGTTAATCTTTCACCAGAGTTGATCCTTTCTATCTTCCTACCACCGCTGGTATTTGAAGCTGCCTGGAATCTGCAATGGGCACGTCTGAAGCAGGATCTTATACCAATTTGCCTCTTTGCAATCGTTGGGGTGCTCGTTTCCATTGTAGGTATTGCTTTGGGGCTCAATCAGATTGCTGGTCTCTCTTTGCCTACGGCTCTATTAATTGGAGCCAGTGTGTCTGCAACTGACCCTGTATCAGTTGTTGCGCTATTTCGAGAATTGGGAGTGGACAAGCGACTGACAACTCTGATGGAGGGAGAGAGCTTATTCAATGATGGGATGGCGATTGTTGCTTTCGGCTTTCTCTTGTCTTTTGCATTAGGAACGGCTCAATTTCAAGCACAGTCTATTCTAGTTGAATTCTTTGTAGTAGTTGGAATTGGGATTGGAGCCGGTAGCCTGATCGGGTTTGGCATTTCTTATCTAACTCAACGATTTGACCTGCCACTGGTGGAACAGTCGCTTACTTTGGTTGCTGCTTACGGAACCTACTTGATCACTGAAGACTTAGGTGGCTCAGGCGTAATTGGCGTTGTCAGCACTGGCTTGATTTTAGGCAACTTTGGTTCTCGCATTGGCATGAATCCCCGGACTCGCATCATTGTGACCGAGTTCTGGGACTTTTTAGCGTTCTTTGTCAATTCGATTGTCTTCTTATTAATTGGAGACCAGATCCATTTTGTTGTCTTGGGCAATAACTTAAGCATTATTGCTGTGACGTTAGGAGCAATGCTGTGA
- a CDS encoding DUF389 domain-containing protein: protein MFGLRGIRDRFHRLRSKRVETNHVQQLQTELLDESILNASYVILIVGSCAIATFGLIANSAAVIIGAMIIAPLMLPIRGLAFGALEGNVLLFRKGLFSVVVGTLLATALAWSLGLLVGLPSFGSEVLARSKPTLLDLGIAVAAGGISGYAKVQPKISGSLAGTAIAVALMPPVCVIGLGLAQADWSLSLGATLLYLTNLLGITLACMLTFLLAGYTPLQRARKALGWAIALTSALLIPLTIGFAELVRQARLENSLQSALINRTITFQRIELLSINTNWLTTPPQVRLGVRSLAPITPKQVQLLETFVEREMGRPFTLIFTVSQVEEVTREGAVGQPERQPPSD, encoded by the coding sequence GTGTTTGGGTTGAGAGGCATTCGCGATCGGTTTCATCGCTTGAGAAGCAAGCGGGTTGAGACAAACCACGTCCAGCAGCTACAGACAGAACTGCTGGATGAATCGATTTTGAATGCGAGTTACGTGATTTTGATTGTCGGCTCTTGTGCAATCGCCACCTTTGGCCTGATTGCCAACAGTGCAGCTGTCATCATTGGTGCGATGATTATTGCGCCCCTCATGCTGCCGATTCGGGGATTGGCGTTTGGGGCACTAGAAGGCAATGTCCTTTTATTTCGCAAAGGATTATTTTCGGTCGTTGTGGGAACTTTGCTAGCGACTGCACTGGCATGGAGTTTAGGCTTGCTAGTCGGACTTCCTAGCTTCGGCAGTGAAGTGTTGGCTCGCTCTAAACCGACATTGCTAGACTTGGGAATTGCGGTTGCCGCAGGGGGAATTAGTGGCTATGCCAAGGTTCAGCCCAAGATTTCGGGCAGTTTAGCAGGAACGGCAATCGCGGTTGCCCTGATGCCTCCAGTCTGTGTCATTGGTTTAGGTCTAGCCCAGGCAGATTGGTCACTTAGCCTGGGAGCGACGCTACTCTACCTGACCAATCTGCTGGGTATCACGCTGGCTTGTATGCTGACGTTCCTACTGGCAGGCTATACGCCGCTGCAACGAGCACGAAAAGCGTTAGGTTGGGCTATTGCTCTCACCTCCGCCCTTCTCATTCCTCTTACCATTGGCTTTGCAGAATTGGTGCGTCAGGCTCGACTGGAAAATAGCCTTCAATCTGCGCTGATCAATCGCACCATCACGTTTCAGCGTATTGAGCTGTTGAGCATCAATACCAACTGGTTGACAACCCCTCCGCAAGTGCGATTGGGTGTGAGATCGTTAGCACCTATTACGCCAAAGCAGGTGCAACTCCTAGAAACATTCGTAGAGCGAGAGATGGGACGACCCTTTACCCTCATTTTTACCGTCAGCCAGGTGGAAGAGGTGACACGGGAGGGTGCAGTGGGGCAACCTGAGCGCCAACCTCCTTCGGACTGA
- a CDS encoding Rid family hydrolase: MQPQWIKTDHHKAVYEAYDYVPGVTASGKFAFISGQLGVKEDGSVIDDPQVQIALAFANLGEIIKAIPASPRDVVDITTFHVGLREHFSLVNIEKKKFFGDWNPAWTAIGITELGIEGLILEIRAVVLLPSVD; this comes from the coding sequence ATGCAGCCTCAATGGATCAAAACCGATCATCACAAAGCCGTCTACGAAGCCTATGATTACGTTCCCGGTGTGACAGCATCTGGCAAATTTGCCTTTATCTCCGGACAGCTTGGAGTGAAAGAGGACGGCAGCGTGATTGATGATCCGCAAGTGCAGATCGCGCTCGCCTTTGCTAATTTGGGAGAGATAATTAAAGCAATCCCCGCCAGCCCACGAGATGTTGTTGATATCACAACCTTTCATGTCGGCTTGCGAGAACATTTTTCGCTAGTGAACATAGAGAAAAAGAAGTTTTTTGGCGATTGGAATCCAGCTTGGACAGCCATCGGCATCACCGAGCTGGGTATTGAAGGGCTGATCCTAGAGATTCGCGCGGTTGTACTTTTGCCGTCTGTTGATTAA